The DNA segment CGACGGTTGGAGCCCGGAAGGTTCAGATGCGCCGCCGGCCAAGCGCTTTCGGGTGCGATCGCGCGGCCGACCATCTCGGCCCAGAAGGCCTTGCGGCAAGGCAGGTCGCCGACATCGACGAAGCCGTTGATGAAGCGGTAATTGACGCGGTCCTCCGCCGGTGCGGCGACGCCGGGAAAGTCGGAACTGATTAGCCCGGACACGATCCACGCGGTGATCGTCTCGCCCTTCGAAACTTCGTGGGTTGGATCGGAAGAGGCCGCAGCCATCGCAGAGTTGCGCTTCATAGATCGCCTCCCGTCGATCGCATGAAAATATTTTCATATCCGTTGCGAAGTCATACCAAATGGCACGCCCCCTCTGAATTCCAGCACAACAAACAGCTTGACGTTTTAGCTGTCAAGCCGCAAAAAATAGAGATCGAATTTGGGAGAGGAGCTCCGGTTCGAGTTATGAAAATATTTTCATTCGGAGGATACACATGTCGAAGCTTTTTTCGGGCGTGAGCGCGCTTGTATTCGTCGGCCTGGTCGGAGCGGCTTCGGCCCAGGCCGAAACCAAGACGATCACATTCCTGTTCACGGATGACGACCAGGGCTATGTCCAGCGCATGGCTGAGCTCAGCAAGGAGTTCGAGGCCGCTCATCCGGATGTGAAGGTCAATTTCGTCTCGTCAGGCTATGATGCCGTCGCCAAGCAGCTGCCGGTGCAACTGGCCGTCGGCGAGGGGCCGGACCTCGCCAAGATCACCGACTGGCAGCTCGCGCCCTACTACCTCGACATGCGCCCCCACATGAAGGATCCGGATGCCTTCGCCAAGCTGCACGGCGCAAGCCTCGAGCAACTGCGCCTGCCGGGCATCAATGATCCGAATTCCATCAGCGGCTACGTGGCATCCCAGACGTTCAATCTGCCCTTCGTCAACAAGACGCTGTTCGAGCAGGCGGGTGAGCCGCTTCCCGGCCCGACCGCGACGTTGAAGGAGATCGTCGAGGCCTCGGCCCGGGTGGCGAAGGCGACGGGCGTGCAAATCCCGTTCACCATGGACCGCTCCGGCCACCGCTTCTCGGGCGCGGCCTTCTCCTATGGCGCGACCTATGTGAAGGACGGCAAGTTCAGCTTCCCGGACGAGGCGGCAAAGAAATACATCGCCGATCTCCATGCCTGGACCGAGGACGGCAGCTTCCCCAAGGAGATGTGGGGTGCGGCCGGCGGATCGCAGTACAAGAACATGGGCGACGAGTTCGTCAACGGCAATGTCGTGACGTATATTGCCGGCAACTGGATGGTCAATCCGTTCCAGACCAAGATCGGCGACGCCTTCGACTGGACGGCGATCAATGCGCCTTGCGGTGATGCCGGCTGCTTC comes from the Sinorhizobium garamanticum genome and includes:
- a CDS encoding ABC transporter substrate-binding protein → MSKLFSGVSALVFVGLVGAASAQAETKTITFLFTDDDQGYVQRMAELSKEFEAAHPDVKVNFVSSGYDAVAKQLPVQLAVGEGPDLAKITDWQLAPYYLDMRPHMKDPDAFAKLHGASLEQLRLPGINDPNSISGYVASQTFNLPFVNKTLFEQAGEPLPGPTATLKEIVEASARVAKATGVQIPFTMDRSGHRFSGAAFSYGATYVKDGKFSFPDEAAKKYIADLHAWTEDGSFPKEMWGAAGGSQYKNMGDEFVNGNVVTYIAGNWMVNPFQTKIGDAFDWTAINAPCGDAGCFAMPGATAIVGFKRTKHPEAVAEFIEFLGSEKIQREIAENFVILTGAEIKDLQYKLSSDDAKESMAVFLANRKNAPQAALDFERQKGGSALYQQIVQRMSQLIVGELSLEETYKVLEDDVRKINEARASQ